GAACCCCGTGCAGAGCCAGTTCCCGCTCACCGCATCGATCGACTACGTGCGCTACTACCAGGACGGCGGGGGCACGACGCCGCCTTCCACGGGCGGACCCGCGACGCAGATCAACGGGCCGGGCGGCAAATGCGTGGACGTGGGCGGAAACGACACGGGCGGCAATGGCGCGGCCGTGCAGCTGTGGACGTGCCAGGGGCCTTCTGTTTCGAGGGACCAGCAGTGGAGTTGGGACGGCCAGACCCTGCGGACGTTGGGCCGGTGCCTCGACGTCACCGGCGCGGGTACGGCCAACGGCACGAGGGTGCAGCTCTGGGACTGCAACGGCAGCGGCGCACAGAACTGGGTCCAGGAAGGTAACCGGTTGCGCAACCCGAACTCCAACAGGTGCCTGGACTCCCCGCAAGGCTCGACAGCGGACGGCGCGCGACTACAGATATGGGACTGCAACGGATCAGCCGCACAGTCCTTCGTGAAGGCCGCGTGACGGCCGGCCGAGGGGCACGCTGACGGTCAGGGCGCGGGAGCGGACAGGCTCCCGCGCCCTTTCCGCGCGTTCCGGGATACGACCAGCGCCGGGTTTGTCCGGCGCGCTTCGCCACGACAACGCCCGAAGCGGATCTACGCCGACCGCGGCTACGACTACGACTGCTACCGCCGCGACCTACGCGCCAAAGGCATCACCCCGGTCATCGCCCGACGCGGCACCGACCACGGCTCCGGACTCGGCACTCGACGATGGGTCGTCGAACAGACCATCGCCCTACTGCACTGGTTCCGCCGCCTCCGCATCCATTGGGAGATCCGCGACGACATCCACGAAGCCTTCCTCACCCTCGCCTGCGCCATCATCTGCTGGCGCCGACTCCAACACTCAAAGAGTTAGGAGTTCTTAGGGGAGTTGTGTGTCGTTGACGATCCGTCGTACGGCCGCCACAGCCACCTTGAGTGGGATCCGCTCCTGCTCAACGATGTGTTCACCAGCCCCCACAGGACTGCCACTGCACCCCGGCTACCTCACCCAACGCCTACGCCTCCTGATCGGCCGCGCCGGACTCCCACCGATCCGCCTGCACGACCTGCGGCACGGCGCCGCCTCCCTCGCCCAGTCCGCCGGCGTGGACATCAAAACCATCCAACACCAACTCGGGCACTCCAACATCCGCCTCACCGCCGACGTCTACACCACCGTCCTTCCGCCGGCAGCCCGCAAAGCAGCCGACGCCACCGCCACCTACCTCATCGCTGCTGCCAAACCGGGCGCGGAAATCAAGCGGCAAATCGAACTCACCCGCGACCCCGACCCACAGGATGAGACGGCGAAGAACACGCCACGCCAAGAACCGGACAACAACAGAATGAAGGCCTGCCGGCAGCGCAAGGTCAAGCAACGGCGCAAAGCCACGCTGCGTCGCACCTACCGCACGGCAAAGCCCAACTGATACCTGCGTAAACGCAACACCGCTGACGAGACGCAGCGAGCACGACCAGGCCAACTCCCGACGAGCGGGCAACCGAACCCAGCAAGGTTGCCGCCGTTCACCGGGCGTTGGCCTGGTCGTGCTCACGTCGCCTCGGGCCTACCAAGGCCATGATCAGAAACACCGACACCCCTGCTGCCAACGTGTTGACCCGGAGAGTTGCCGTTAGATCCCAGAGACCCCAGAGTCGTAAAACGTCAAAGCCGCGAGGTCTCAGCCCTCGAGCAAGTTGCGCTGCTGCGCCGCCTGACGCTCAGCCTCGTCCTTGACCGCCGGCAGTGGCGCCACGGCCGCGGACGATGCGAGCGGAGTCATTCGCAGGCCATAGCCGCACCGAGATCCGGCCTTGATGATCAGCGGTGCCTGCGGTGGCGCGGGCCAGGCCAGGAAGTGAAACCGCTCGCCGGACTGATCGACCACCTTGTCGTAGTGGCGATCCCGGCCACTGGCATACATCCGCAGCCGGTAATAACCCGGGCCGCCCGAGCTGAGCACCGGAAGTTGCGGTCGTTCCTCCAGCGGCGACAGTTCGAGCTGCTCGACGGTCAGGTGACCGTTAGGCACGTAGAGACTGACCTCCGCGACGTCCTCCCAGGAAGCGAGATCGTTCCACTGCTCCTCGGTGTCCAAGCCTGGTTGCACCAGCGACGCGGCTGCGGTGACCTCGACGTAGCCGCGGTCAATGCCAGTGGCGATCAGCGCCGCGGAGTCCATGACGCCGGCCAGACCGGTGCAGTAGTCCATGGTCTCGAACGGTGTGTCCACGTCGCGGTCGGTGACGAAGAAGCCGTGATCCTGAACATGTATGCGCACCGGATGCGTCATGGGCATCATTCTGCCCTACCTTTCCTCGGGCTTTCGGGGCGCAGCATCGCGGGGCGCCTAGTTGTGCCGGCGCCCCGCGACGTGCTGCGCTGTTGGATCGTGTCGGTCAGCTTCCGATACCGACTCGGTACGGGTCGCTGTGGAGCACGCGGTAGTCGTAGAAGAAGGCAGCCATCAAGGCGCCCTGGGCGTTGTTCTCACTACCGGTGATCATGCATGCGCTGGCTCCGGACGGGCCGCTGAGGTTCGTGGGCGCGTTGATGCTGCAGCCGGAGAACGTACGTCGGCTACCGCCGAACGCAAGACCCTGGAAAGTCGTCGCCAGCGGGTACTCGTCGCAGCTCTTGCCGGCGATGCTCGGCGCGTCCCCGCAGGCCCGACTGCGGTTGAGGTTGATCGTCGCAGTTTCGACGTTACGGTTGAGCGGGTTGTCGAACGTCGCCCCCGGCAACCCGGAAGCCTGAGCACGCGACACGTGCGAGGCCAGGCTCGGGTAGCTGCTCTGGCTGTAGAGCACCTGCGCCGGGTACCACGGCACTACGCAGCCCACCCGCGCCGGACGGAAACCGTTCGCGCCCACGACGTTGTCGCACATGATCTCCGCCATCGCGAACGATTCCGTCGCCTGCGGGTAACCGACAGGCTGCAGGCTCAGGACCCACGTCGTTGTGCACTCTCCGACAGCGCCGACAGCCGTCGCGGTGGTCCGAGCGCCGGCTTCCCCGACACGGCTGGTGTTGTTCGCTGGCGCCAGCGACTGCACCGGGAACGACGAGGTGCCGTTGAGTACGCAGTCACCGACGGCCGACATCGTGCCGGTCACCGTGGAATTGCGGGCGTCACCCCACCCCGACCACGGCGACACACCGATCTGGTGGATCCAGTTGGGCAGGCTCACCGACCCATAGGTGAAGTCGTAGACGTCCATGCTCAATGCGCCTGTGACGGTGGGCCGGCCGTTCACGGTGCGCTCCGTGGTCAATGTCAGGCCGGTGATCAGGCACGCCTCCGTGCGCGACCCCGCCGCCGGAAGACCGTCACCGCTGCTGCTACACCAGGACGGGAACTGGCGTCCCATTTTCGCACCCAGAAATCCCAACCAGTGAGACGGGGCTGCTCCGTGGCTGCTCGGACGTCGGGGAAGCCTCTTGAGGGGTGCAACCGCCAAAAAACGGCCTCTGACCTGCGCAAACGTGTGTCACAACCGTGTCCCACACGTGACCCATACGAAAGCAGGGAATATAGCCGATTGGCTATATTCCCTGCTCAAGTGGTGCGCCCGAAGGGACTCGAACCCCTAACCTTCTGATCCGTAGTCAGATGCTCTATCCATTGAGCTACGGGCGCTTGTGCTCAGCCAGTCTACACACCCGGCTTTCGCGCGGAGACTCCGGGATTCGAACCCGGGAGGGGCTTTAAGACCCCAACCGCATTAGCAGTGCGGCGCCATAGACCAGACTAGGCGAAGTCTCCTCGGTGGCCAGCAGACCACCGCGCCCGAGGATACAGGTCGCCACCCACCGGGAGCAAAACGACTTCCGGGGTACGCCCACCAGGGCTGCCCGCCCCCGTGTTTCGCCGCTGTGCGGCGGCGCGTTCGGGACTACGCTCCATCGATATGCAGGAGCAGCCGTCCAGCGAGCCGACCCGTCGAGAGCCTGCTGAAAGAGCGCGTCGGCGCTCCCCGCAGGCCACCTTCACGCCGCCGACTGCCACCGAGCAGCCCGCGGAGACGGCGGCACCGCCGGCAACCCCTCCGGCGAGCCAGCGTCCTCGACGGGCCAAGGCCGCCCCGGCTGTGCTGTTCCAGCCACCGGAGCCGGACCGCCCGCTGCCCCGACAGCCGAGGCCCGCACCGACCGGCCCAGCGAGCATCGACCAGCCCGACCCGCCGAGCAAAGTCGACCAGCCAGGCCCGGTGAGCAAATCAGCGGACGTGGACCAGCCAGGCCCGGCGGCGGGCGTCGAGCCGGCTCTCCGGACGCCGAAGGCCCGGACCACCCCGGTTCGCAAGGCCGCCACCAGGAAAGCGGCCGAAGCGTCGGCCGAGGTGACCCCGAGCACGCCGGCAGCGACCCCGAGCAAGCGTGCCGCGAGCCCCACCAAACGAGCGGTGACGCCTCGCAAGAGCACCACGCCGAGAAAGTCCGCAGCGGAAACCGTGGTAGAGCAGCACCCGGCAACTGAGCAGCAGACCGCGCCGGCGCTGGCGCGTACCCCGGAAACGGAGCTGCGGGCCGTTGTCGCCCGCGTACTCGATCATCCGGGCTTCGCGCCGGAGCTGTTGGCCCTGGCTGCGGTGCGGGCGCTCGGGCCGGGCGCGGCCGAGTGGGCCGCGCGGTTGCGCGCCCGGTATCCGGACGCGTCGGCGGACGGCCTGGCCCGGTTGGCCACCCGGCGGTTCGTCCGCTCGGCGGGCGCGGGCGGGGCGACCGCGGCGCTGGCCGGTCTCTTCGCACCGCTGGCCGAGCTGGCCGTGGTGCTGTGGTCGCATTCGAACCTGGTGCTGCACCTGGCCGCGGCGTACGGCAAGGATCCCGCGCACCCCGACCGGGCCGTCGAGCTGCTGGTGCTCACCCAGGTGCACCCGGACACGGCGAGCGCGGAGGCAGCCCTCGCTGCCGCACAGACGGCGGGTGACCCGGTCGAGGGGGAGTGGCCGAGGGCGGCGGAGGCCGCTTGGCGGCTGGCCGCGCCGCTGACGGCGCAGGCCAGCGGCTGGGTTGCGTTGCGGCTGGTGGCCCGACTGCTGCCGGGCGCGGCGGTGCTCGCGGCTGCGCTGGGTGACGCGGCGGCGGCCGACCGGCTCGCGGCCCGAACGGTGGCCGTCTACCGCACCGGCCCGCGCTGACCGGTCAGAGCCAGTCGAACCACTCCCGGGGCAGCGACGCGTAGCCGACGAACGCGACCACGTCGAGCAGGGTGTGCGCGATGACCAGCGGCATCACCCGTCGGGTGCGCAGGTAGAAGAAGCTGAACACGACGCCCATCACCGCGTTGCCGACGAACGCGCCGAAGCCCTGGTAGAGGTGGTACGAGCCGCGTAGCAGCGCGCTGGCGGCGATGATCGCGGCGAGCCGCCACTGGAGCTGGCGCAGCCGGGTGACCAGGTAGCCGACCACGATCACCTCCTCCAGCACGGCGTTCTGCACGGCGGCGAGGATCAGCACCGGGACCGCCCACCAGACCTCCGGCAGCGAGGCCGGCACCAGCGTGGCGTTGATGCCCAACTGGGCCGCCACCCAGAACAGGGCCAGCCCGGGCAGGCCGATCAGCGCCGCCAGGCCGGCGCCGCGGGCCAGGTCCTGACCGGGCCGCCGGGCGTCCAGGCCGAGGGTCCGCGCCGGGTCGCCGGGGTCACGGCTGAGCAGGTGCACGGCGAGCAGCACCGGAAGCAGCGCGAAGACGATGCCGAGCAGCTGGTACGTGAGGTCCAGCCAGGGTCGGGCCGACGCCGAGGTGTTCAGCGAGGCGGTCTGCTTGGAGAGCGGACCTTCGGCGGTCAGCTTCGCGATGATCGAGACCACCGCGTAGACCGCGGACTGGCCGAGCGAGAGGCCGAGGACCAGCAGCGTTTCGGTGCCCAGCAGTCGGCGGGACACCGGGCGGGTCAGCTCAACGGTCACCGCACCACTCTGCCCGACGGGCAGCACCGGTGACATGGCCGACCGGCCAGCATGAGCCGATCGCACATTCTGTGCGACCAGTAGACACGCTCCGTGGAGATTCTATGGGCGCCCGATCCGCTGCCGTCTGGAGTAGGAGCGCCCCCGTGGACAACCTCGCGCGGTTGCTGAAGGAGAGCTGGACCCTGGTCGAGGACGAGCGGGCCCAGCTGAGCGGCCATTTTTACGCCCGGCTGTTCCTGCTCGACCCCGCCCTGCGGCAACTCTTTCCGGTGCAGATGACCGGCCAGGGCGACCGCCTGTTGGAAGCGATCATCACGGCAATCCACACGGTCGACGATCCGGAGAGCTTCGACGAGTTTCTCCGGGCGCTGGGCCGCGACCACCGCAAGTTTCATGTCGACGACCGGCACTACGCGACGATGGGCGTCGCGCTGCTGGACGCGCTGCGGAGCACCGCCGGCAACGGATGGAACCTGGAGTACGACCAGGCGTGGCGGGAGGCGTACGCGGCGATCGCCGCCCTGATGGTGGCCGGGGCGGCGGCCGACGACGACCCGCCGTTCTGGCACGCCGAGGTGCTCACCCACGAGCGGTACGGCCCGGACTCCGCCGTGCTGACCTGTCGGGCGCTACAGCATCCGCTGCGGTGGCAGGCGGGGCAGTACGTCAGCCTGGAGGTGCCGCGCTACCACCCCCGGGTGTGGCGGAACTACTCGGTGGCGAACGCCCCGAACGACGACAACGTGCTGGAGTTCCACGTGCGGTCGCCGGGGGCCGGCTGGGTGTCCGGCGCGCTGGTGCGTCGGGTGCGGCCGGGTGACCTGCTCCGCCTGGCGGCGCCGATGGGGTCGATGACCCTCGACCGTTCCTCGGAACGGGACATCCTCTGTGTGGCCGGCGGGGTCGGCCTGGCGCCGATCAAGGCGCTGGTGGAGGAGCTGGCCACCTTCAACCGGACCCGTTGGGTGCACGTCTTCTACGGCGCCCGGCAGGCGGCTGACCTGTACGGCCAGGCCGGGTTGGAGGAGTTGGTCGCCGTACACCCGTGGTTGTCGGTCACCGCGGCCTGCAGTGAGGACCCGGACTTCGACGGTGAGCTGGGCGACATCGCGGACGTGGTCGCCCGGTACGGCCCGTGGACCACCCACGACTGCTACGTCTCCGGCTCGGCCCGGATGGTCCGGTCGACGCTGCGGGTGCTCGCCGCGGACGACGTGCCGCCGCCGCACATCCGCTACGACACCTTCGGTGACCTCTAGACGTTCCTCCCCCCACACCGGGGCGCGTGCCCCCGCCCCCTGGGGCACGCGCCCCGGTCCCCCAATGGTCAGTAGCGCCAGGGGTGCCCGGTCTCGCGGTATTCCTCCACCGGCACCAACGGCACGCCGGGTGCCATCCGGTCGACGTAGAGCCGTCCCTCCAGGTGGTCGATCTCGTGTGCGACCAGCCGAGCCATGCCGAATTCGAACGAGGTGATGATCCGGCTGCCGTCCCACTGGGCATGTTCCACGTCCAGTCGCAGCGGCCGGGGCACCAGACCTCGGTGATCGAAGAAGGAGAGGCAGCCCTCGTACTGCTCGTCGGTGTCCGGGGCGGCGTCGACCACCCGGGGGTTGAGCAGGACGACCGGCTCGGCCAACCGGTCGGGGGGCCGCACCACGGCCGCCGCCCGGCCGATGCCGAACTGCGGGGCGGCGACGCCCACCCCCTTGCTGAACGGGTGCAGCTCGTCGAGCCGGGCCAGGGCCGTGGTGAGCCGGTCGACCACGTCCCGGGCAATCTGCTCTTCCCCGGGCAGGTCGAACGGGCGGACGCGCTGGCCGAGCAGGTCGGCGCCGCGTTGCACGATGCCGAGGCCGCGCATCCGGTCGCTGGGCCGGACCCGGGTACCGTCGGTGCCGCCGTCCGGGTCGGGTTCCGGGCGGGCGCGGAAGCGCCACTGCATCCGGTAGCGGGCGTTCAGCGGTGGGTCGTCGGTCTGCCAGTCGAAGATCGCCCGGTCATCCTCGTCATGGCGCTGCGGTGCCGTCCGCAGGGGGCCCTCCTCCGCGGAGAGCGAGGTCTCCACACCCCAGACCTGCGGGTCGAGCGTCGCGGGCAGATCCAGGCGTACGGCGAGCTGTCGGGTCGGTAGGCGGACGGCACGTTGGAACCAGGGGCCCCACTTGTCGTACCCGACGCTGTACGCGTACTCGATGGTGGCCCGGTCGCCCGGGTAGAGCGGGAAGCGCCGCTCCCCGTTCTCGAAGAGCAGCCAGATCTCCTTGAACGCGTCCCGATCGTGTTTAGCGCGCCAGTGCATGGGCTCCGGGTCACCGCCGTTGTCGTCTCGGCGGGCCTGTAGTTGCAGCTCGGCGAACGTGAGTGGGTGCTCCCGGTGGTGCCGGTTGGAGCGGCCGGGGTCGTTC
The window above is part of the Micromonospora sp. LH3U1 genome. Proteins encoded here:
- a CDS encoding peptide deformylase, translating into MTTSPLERAADSFAAELARQRTGRGLSKKQLAVLMGFDPSYVSHVEGRRHRPTEDFARRAEAVLEASGAIWQRFREYDDLRHARAGQPHRELYQPGQWLPPGTGLVVERELATLTHTDDGYRCVIYRELYNAGTEPVTRYLVRVAVDRYPNDPGRSNRHHREHPLTFAELQLQARRDDNGGDPEPMHWRAKHDRDAFKEIWLLFENGERRFPLYPGDRATIEYAYSVGYDKWGPWFQRAVRLPTRQLAVRLDLPATLDPQVWGVETSLSAEEGPLRTAPQRHDEDDRAIFDWQTDDPPLNARYRMQWRFRARPEPDPDGGTDGTRVRPSDRMRGLGIVQRGADLLGQRVRPFDLPGEEQIARDVVDRLTTALARLDELHPFSKGVGVAAPQFGIGRAAAVVRPPDRLAEPVVLLNPRVVDAAPDTDEQYEGCLSFFDHRGLVPRPLRLDVEHAQWDGSRIITSFEFGMARLVAHEIDHLEGRLYVDRMAPGVPLVPVEEYRETGHPWRY
- a CDS encoding tyrosine-type recombinase/integrase, encoding MCSPAPTGLPLHPGYLTQRLRLLIGRAGLPPIRLHDLRHGAASLAQSAGVDIKTIQHQLGHSNIRLTADVYTTVLPPAARKAADATATYLIAAAKPGAEIKRQIELTRDPDPQDETAKNTPRQEPDNNRMKACRQRKVKQRRKATLRRTYRTAKPN
- a CDS encoding CPBP family intramembrane glutamic endopeptidase, whose product is MTVELTRPVSRRLLGTETLLVLGLSLGQSAVYAVVSIIAKLTAEGPLSKQTASLNTSASARPWLDLTYQLLGIVFALLPVLLAVHLLSRDPGDPARTLGLDARRPGQDLARGAGLAALIGLPGLALFWVAAQLGINATLVPASLPEVWWAVPVLILAAVQNAVLEEVIVVGYLVTRLRQLQWRLAAIIAASALLRGSYHLYQGFGAFVGNAVMGVVFSFFYLRTRRVMPLVIAHTLLDVVAFVGYASLPREWFDWL
- a CDS encoding globin domain-containing protein — protein: MDNLARLLKESWTLVEDERAQLSGHFYARLFLLDPALRQLFPVQMTGQGDRLLEAIITAIHTVDDPESFDEFLRALGRDHRKFHVDDRHYATMGVALLDALRSTAGNGWNLEYDQAWREAYAAIAALMVAGAAADDDPPFWHAEVLTHERYGPDSAVLTCRALQHPLRWQAGQYVSLEVPRYHPRVWRNYSVANAPNDDNVLEFHVRSPGAGWVSGALVRRVRPGDLLRLAAPMGSMTLDRSSERDILCVAGGVGLAPIKALVEELATFNRTRWVHVFYGARQAADLYGQAGLEELVAVHPWLSVTAACSEDPDFDGELGDIADVVARYGPWTTHDCYVSGSARMVRSTLRVLAADDVPPPHIRYDTFGDL
- a CDS encoding NucA/NucB deoxyribonuclease domain-containing protein, whose translation is MNGRPTVTGALSMDVYDFTYGSVSLPNWIHQIGVSPWSGWGDARNSTVTGTMSAVGDCVLNGTSSFPVQSLAPANNTSRVGEAGARTTATAVGAVGECTTTWVLSLQPVGYPQATESFAMAEIMCDNVVGANGFRPARVGCVVPWYPAQVLYSQSSYPSLASHVSRAQASGLPGATFDNPLNRNVETATINLNRSRACGDAPSIAGKSCDEYPLATTFQGLAFGGSRRTFSGCSINAPTNLSGPSGASACMITGSENNAQGALMAAFFYDYRVLHSDPYRVGIGS